TGCCGGAACTTATACTCCTTTCACCCTGATTACCATGCGTAATGCTGAATATTGGGGATGGGGAGTATTTAGCTTTGTATGGATAGCTGCTATAGTAGGTACAATACTGAGTTTCAAAAAATTAAAAGAACATAGCAATCTTGAAACAATATGCTATGTTGCCATGGGGTCTGCCATATTGATAGCTATGAAACCACTAAGTCAATGCTTGCAAAACACTCATACCATGAATGCTTTATGGTGGTTAATAGCAGGTGGAGTATCTTATATCATAGGAGCACTGTTCTATTCTTTCCGGAAAATAAGATACATGCATTCTGTTTTTCACCTTTTTTGCTTGGGAGGAAGCATCTGTCATATCATCTCTATTTGGATAATTTTATAAATAGAATTTTCTAAAAAGTTTTCCATAACGGAAAACTTTGATAATCAGAGAGAAAGAAAAGTTCTCCAAAATCATCTACACTTTTAACACAAAAAAAAGTATAAGATATAAGTCTAAATACTATCTTTGCTAAAGTTTTGGTACTAAAAAGAGGTTTAGTGAATGGGAATGTCGTGCAAATCGACAACAGTACCCGCTGCTGTAATTCTCTGAGAATCTGATACATATATGTCACTGTGTCCTACATGGGAAGACGTATTAGAGGAGAGATAAGTCAGAAGACCGACCAGAATAGTAATAGCATAATAATTACGCTTTCGGGAGTTAAAGCCAGTAATATCAATCACTCTATTTTAGAGCACATGATATGTTATTGTAATTTTCTTATATAGAATATTACAATACTTTATACACTTCTCTGTAACAGAGAGTCCTCTCACTGTCGGCGTAATTAATAGCATTATCAAACAGAGCATATTGATTACAATATTTACTAAAATACAGGTTTATGAACTACGCCGAGATTTCAATCATCAAAAGAGATGGAAAGAAAGAAGACTTTTCCATCAGCAAAATTAAGAATGCTATTACAAAAGCCTTCAATGCAAACGGCTTCACAGATGAGGGTAAGTTAATCGCTGATATCACTATGCACGTGATTGCTCGCTTCACTTCTCCCACTATTTCTGTAGAAGATATTCAGGATTTAGTTGAAAAAGAATTAATGAAAGTCCGTCCAGAAGTAGCGAAAAAGTATATCATTTACCGTGAATGGCGAAATACCGAGCGTGATAAAAAGACGCAAATGAAACAGATCATGGATGGTATTGTGGCTATTGATAAAAATGATGTAAACCTGAGCAACGCCAACATGTCGAGTCACACTCCGGCGGGTCAAATGATGACTTTTGCTTCCGAAGTCACTAAAGATTATACTTTCCGATACCTCTTACCTAAACGTTTTGCCGAAGCGCATCAACTTGGCGACATTCATATTCATGACTTGGACTACTATCCAACGAAAACAACAACTTGTATACAATATGATATGAATGATCTTTTCGAGAGAGGATTCCGCACCAAGAACGGAAGCATTCGCACCCCCCAAAGCATTCAAAGTTATGCTACATTGGCCACCATCATCTTTCAGACAAATCAAAATGAGCAACATGGTGGACAGGCAATTCCTGCTTTCGATTTTTTTATGGCTAAAGGCGTATATAAATCCTTCATAAAACATTTAACTTCAGACCTAAGTTTTTATATCACAATGGTCAGCAAAGCTCCCAACGATCAAGAGTTAAAAGAGCTAACAAGATTACATATTCCTTCTATAGAAGTCGAAGAGAATAATCAAGAAGCCTTATGCAATGCACTAAGTTCATTAGAAATCTCTGTTGACAAAAAGACATTAAATAAGATTATAGCCAAAGCTCTTGAACAAACCCGAAAAGATACACATCAAGCAATGGAAGGTTTTATACACAACCTAAACACGATGCATTCAAGAGGTGGTAATCAAGTTGTGTTCAGTTCCATAAACTATGGTACAGACACATCTGCTGAAGGACGTATGGTCATAGAAGAATTACTAAAAGCAACAACAGAAGGGCTAGGAACAAGAGGTGAAGTACCCGTTTTCCCTATCCAAATATTTAAAGTAAAGGACGGTATATCCTATTCAGAAGAAGACTACCGTTTAGCCATACAAGATTTTGAAGCAGCCATCAGTGGAAAAATAAAGTTCTCCGCACCAAACTTTGACCTCTATCTAAAGGCTTGTCAAACTACAGCAAAAGCACTCTTCCCTAATTTCATGTTTTTAGATACCCCGTTCAACTCAAATGAAAAATGGCGCGCAGATGACCCTGAACGATACAAGTATGAACTTGCAACAATGGGATGCCGTACTCGTGTGTACGAAAATGTAGCAGGAGAAAAAACCTCATTAGGAAGAGGCAATCTTTCTTTTACCACTATAAACATGCCTCGATTGGCGATTGAGGCCCGTATGAAAGCTGAAAGAAGTATTGATAAAAACGACAAAGAAGGCATAGAAAATAAAGCAAAAGAATTATTTATCAATTCTGTACACCAGATGAGCTGTTTAGTAGCTGATCAACTCTATACCCGCTATCAATATCAATGTACAGCTCTTGCTCGTCAATTTCCTTTTATGATGGGCAATGATGTATGGAAAGGTGGAGGCAACGTCGACTCAAATAAAGAAGTCGGTGATGTATTACGTAGTGGCACGTTAGGAATCGGATTTATTGGGGGCCACAATGCTATGATGGCACTTTACGGTGTAGGGCAAGGGCATAATACCAAAGCATGGAACACCTTATATGAGGCAGTGCAAGAAATGAATAAAGTCGTTGAAGAATATAAATCCAAGTACAATCTCAATTACTCTGTACTGGCTACTCCCGCCGAAGGACTTTCTGGGCGATTCACCCGGATGGACAAAAGAAAATACGGAACCATAGCAGGAGTAACTGATAAAGATTACTACGTAAACTCTTTCCATGTAG
This is a stretch of genomic DNA from uncultured Bacteroides sp.. It encodes these proteins:
- a CDS encoding hemolysin III family protein, translated to MNTKRYTPGEELANTLSHGIGILFGLIAGYFLLKRAQHYPDPWAVLCVSIYLLGMLSSYISSTWYHGTLPGKRKELLRKFDHAAIYWHIAGTYTPFTLITMRNAEYWGWGVFSFVWIAAIVGTILSFKKLKEHSNLETICYVAMGSAILIAMKPLSQCLQNTHTMNALWWLIAGGVSYIIGALFYSFRKIRYMHSVFHLFCLGGSICHIISIWIIL
- a CDS encoding anaerobic ribonucleoside triphosphate reductase, with translation MNYAEISIIKRDGKKEDFSISKIKNAITKAFNANGFTDEGKLIADITMHVIARFTSPTISVEDIQDLVEKELMKVRPEVAKKYIIYREWRNTERDKKTQMKQIMDGIVAIDKNDVNLSNANMSSHTPAGQMMTFASEVTKDYTFRYLLPKRFAEAHQLGDIHIHDLDYYPTKTTTCIQYDMNDLFERGFRTKNGSIRTPQSIQSYATLATIIFQTNQNEQHGGQAIPAFDFFMAKGVYKSFIKHLTSDLSFYITMVSKAPNDQELKELTRLHIPSIEVEENNQEALCNALSSLEISVDKKTLNKIIAKALEQTRKDTHQAMEGFIHNLNTMHSRGGNQVVFSSINYGTDTSAEGRMVIEELLKATTEGLGTRGEVPVFPIQIFKVKDGISYSEEDYRLAIQDFEAAISGKIKFSAPNFDLYLKACQTTAKALFPNFMFLDTPFNSNEKWRADDPERYKYELATMGCRTRVYENVAGEKTSLGRGNLSFTTINMPRLAIEARMKAERSIDKNDKEGIENKAKELFINSVHQMSCLVADQLYTRYQYQCTALARQFPFMMGNDVWKGGGNVDSNKEVGDVLRSGTLGIGFIGGHNAMMALYGVGQGHNTKAWNTLYEAVQEMNKVVEEYKSKYNLNYSVLATPAEGLSGRFTRMDKRKYGTIAGVTDKDYYVNSFHVDVKEPISIVEKIKCEAPFHSITRGGHITYVELDGEAQKNVKSIAKIVKVMHDEGIGYGSVNHPVDTCNACGYKGVIYDKCPVCQSENILRMRRITGYLTGDLSSWNSAKRAEEKDRVKHH